Proteins co-encoded in one Gopherus evgoodei ecotype Sinaloan lineage chromosome 4, rGopEvg1_v1.p, whole genome shotgun sequence genomic window:
- the LOC115651236 gene encoding zinc finger protein 773-like: MVCENEQNSQQEDAEHVDKYGALSQRLKRNVSRSHEQGKSCEIQHRPEREQGIHSGEKVGKYIYSHGTQQNLKETTTRQVILMGKRKNTYIFPTIRASDYSLLLKHQRIHTGERPYACSECGKKFTHRSGLSQHQRIHTGERPYECSECGKTFSQCTNLVSHKRTHTGDRPYACSECGKTFS; the protein is encoded by the coding sequence ATGGTATGTGAGAAtgagcagaattctcagcaggaagatgctgagcacgTGGATAAATATGGAGCATTATCACAAAGATtgaaaaggaatgtgtccagaagtcatgagcagggaaaatcctgtgagattcagcacagaccagagagagagcagggaatcCACTCAGGAGAGAAAGTGGGTAAATATATTTACTCTCATGGAACTCAGCAGAACCTCAAGGAAACCACAACTCGGCAGGTCATCCttatgggaaaaagaaaaaatacatacatttttcCCACCATCCGTGCAAGTGACTACTCACTCCTTTtaaagcatcagagaatccacacaggggagaggccgtatgcatgcagtgagtgtgggaaaaagttCACTCACAGATCAGgcctttctcaacatcagagaatccacacaggggagaggccctacgaatgcagtgagtgtgggaaaaccttcagtcAATGCACAAACCTTGTTAGTCATAAGAGAACCCACACAGGGGATAGGCCCTATgcatgcagtgagtgtgggaaaaccttcagttGA